The Solanum lycopersicum chromosome 9, SLM_r2.1 genome window below encodes:
- the LOC101252112 gene encoding probable LRR receptor-like serine/threonine-protein kinase At1g06840 isoform X3, whose translation MIDEISALHTSGTWELISLHFFIGLFMLFYTMILEKSIWSNHLILLQRGESSLGCRLHRSLYGLKQSPSRLVWDVMWNAISGTIPKEIGNIKTLELLLLNGNELTGSLPEELGYLPNLNRIQIDQNHISGPLPVSFAKLEKAAHFHMNNNSISGQIPPELSKLPKLLHLLLDNNNLSGYLPPELAQIPNLRILQLDNNNFEGSHIPDSYGNMSRLLKLSLRNCSLQGPVPNLGNIPNLTYIDLSLNELIGSIPSNMLSDNMTTIDLSYNNLNGTIPSNFSSLPHLQKLSLENNSLSGSVPSIIWQNRTLNATETLILDLRNNKLLNISGPLAIPQNVTVSLQGNPLCSNSILFNFCGPYNGDAGGTLQLANNTDCPPLACPPPYEYALPYPTCFCALPLLIGYRLKSPGFRDFRSYMDQFKWYITIGLKLNISQLHLNTFSLEAGPRVKMYLRIFPIFDDNNSSRLFNKSEVLRLRSMFTGWLIPDNDLFGPYELINFTLLADYREFIPPPSSSGISKGALAGIILGVIAGAVTISAFVSLLILRLHMKKHHHASSKRSLLSKISVKIDGVKEFNFEELTLATKNFDNSSIVGQGGYGKVYQGTLADGTAVAIKRAQEGSLQGQKEFLTEIELLSRLHHRNLVSLLGYCGEEGEQMLVYEFMPNGTLRDHLSGKCKEPLSFAMRLKVALGSAKGILYLHTEADPPIFHRDIKASNILLDSKFIAKVADFGLSRLAPVPDLEGTLPAHVSTVVKGTPGYLDPEYFLTHKLTDKSDVYSLGVVFLELLTGMQPISHGKNIVREVNLAYRSGMIFNVIDDQMGSYPSECVEKFINLALKCCQEETEGRPSMVEVVRELENIRVMMPESYSIIRDSVVTDSEKDSRTPSSTSAMKYPFVSADVSGSDLVSGVVPSINPR comes from the exons ATGATTGATGAAATATCTGCTTTACATACAAGTGGTACTTGGGAGCTTATTTCCCTTCAT TTCTTCATTGGCCTCTTCATGCTTTTCTACACGATGATCTTGGAGAAGtctatatggagcaaccacTTGATTTTGTTGCAGAGGGGGGAGTCTAGCCTTGGATGTCGATTGCATAGGTCACTCTATGGTCTTAAACAATCTCCTTCAAGACTGGTTTG GGATGTAATGTGGAATGCAATTAGCGGGACAATCCCAAAGGAGATAGGAAATATCAAAACACTTGAATTATT GCTTCTGAATGGAAATGAATTGACGGGTTCTCTGCCTGAAGAGCTTGGTTATCTTCCCAACTTGAACAGGATACAAATTGATCAAAACCACATATCAGGTCCCTTACCTGTATCATTTGCAAAGTTGGAAAAAGCAGCACATTT CCACATGAATAACAATTCAATAAGTGGACAAATTCCACCAGAGCTATCTAAACTTCCAAAACTACTTCACTT GCTTCTTGATAATAACAACTTATCGGGCTACCTTCCACCAGAGCTTGCTCAAATTCCAAATTTGCGCATACT TCAACTTGATAATAACAACTTTGAAGGAAGTCATATTCCTGATTCATACGGGAATATGTCACGTTTGTTAAAACT gAGTCTGAGGAACTGTAGCTTACAGGGACCGGTTCCAAATCTGGGCAACATACCTAACCTTACTTACAT AGATCTCAGCCTTAACGAGCTAATTGGGTCCATTCCGTCGAACATGCTTAGTGACAATATGACGACAAT TGATCTGTCATACAACAACCTCAACGGAACTATTCCTTCAAACTTTTCAAGCCTTCCACATTTGCAGAAACT GTCGCTAGAAAACAATTCATTAAGCGGTTCAGTTCCATCCATAATTTGGCAAAATAGGACACTCAATGCAACGGAGACGCTTATCTT GGATTTGCGGAACAATAAGCTTTTGAATATCTCAGGACCTCTGGCTATCCCACAAAATGTCACTGTTAG TCTTCAAGGAAATCCATTATGTTCGAATTCTATCCTATTCAACTTTTGCGGACCTTACAATGGAGATGCTGGTGGTACCTTGCAATTAGCAAACAACACTGATTGTCCTCCTTTGGCGTGTCCTCCCCCCTATGAATATGCCCTGCCATATcctacttgcttttgtgctctACCGCTGCTTATAGGATACAGGCTGAAGAGTCCTGGATTTCGGGATTTTCGATCATACATGGATCAGTTTAAGTGGTATATCACGATTGGTCTTAAACTGAATATATCCCAATTACACCTGAACACATTTTCATTGGAAGCTGGTCCTCGGGTGAAGATGTATTTGAGGATTTTCCCCATCTTTGATGATAACAACAGCTCGCGTTTGTTCAATAAAAGTGAGGTCCTAAGACTCCGTAGCATGTTCACTGGATGGCTGATTCCTGATAATGATCTTTTTGGACCTTATGAACTTATCAATTTCACCCTACTTGCAGATTATAGAGAAT TCATCCCCCCTCCCTCATCATCTGGTATTAGTAAGGGAGCTCTTGCAGGCATCATACTAGGAGTAATTGCTGGTGCGGTCACAATATCGGCATTTGTATCACTTCTCATACTGAGATTGCATATGAAGAAGCACCACCATGCCAGTTCAAAACGCAGCCTAT TGTCGAAAATCTCTGTCAAAATTGATGGTGTTAAGGAATTCAATTTTGAAGAATTGACACTGGCAACCAAAAATTTTGACAACTCCAGCATTGTTGGTCAAGGAGGGTATGGAAAAGTTTATCAAGGTACTTTAGCTGATGGGACAGCTGTAGCCATTAAACGAGCTCAAGAGGGATCGTTACAGGGACAAAAGGAGTTTCTTACAGAAATTGAACTATTATCTAGGCTACATCACCGAAACCTTGTGTCTTTGCTTGGATATTGTGGTGAAGAAGGAGAACAG ATGCTGGTTTACGAGTTTATGCCAAATGGTACTCTTAGAGACCACCTATCtg GTAAATGTAAAGAACCTCTAAGTTTTGCTATGCGATTGAAAGTTGCCTTAGGTTCCGCTAAGGGCATTCTCTACTTGCACACGGAGGCTGATCCTCCCATATTCCATCGAGATATCAAGGCAAGCAATATATTGCTAGACTCTAAGTTTATTGCAAAGGTGGCTGACTTTGGACTTTCACGGCTTGCTCCAGTTCCAGATCTTGAAGGGACTCTGCCTGCTCATGTATCGACTGTTGTTAAGGGCACTCCG GGATACCTTGACCCAGAGTATTTCCTAACTCATAAATTGACTGACAAGAGTGACGTTTACAGccttggtgttgtattccttgagCTTCTCACCGGAATGCAGCCAATTTCACACGGCAAGAACATTGTTAGGGAG GTGAACCTTGCGTATCGTTCTGGTATGATATTCAATGTGATTGATGATCAGATGGGATCTTATCCTTCGGAATGTGTAGAGAAATTCATAAATCTGGCTCTGAAATGTTGCCAAGAAGAGACAGAAGGTCGGCCATCAATGGTAGAAGTGGTTAGAGAACTAGAAAACATACGGGTGATGATGCCTGAATCTTACTCTATAATTAGAGATTCGGTGGTCACGGATAGTGAAAAGGATAGCAGAACCCCATCTTCAACCTCAGCTATGAAGTATCCTTTTGTTTCAGCTGATGTATCTGGTAGTGACCTTGTTAGTGGAGTTGTTCCCTCCATTAATCCTAGGTGA
- the LOC101252112 gene encoding probable LRR receptor-like serine/threonine-protein kinase At1g06840 isoform X6 has translation MLFYTMILEKSIWSNHLILLQRGESSLGCRLHRSLYGLKQSPSRLVWDVMWNAISGTIPKEIGNIKTLELLLLNGNELTGSLPEELGYLPNLNRIQIDQNHISGPLPVSFAKLEKAAHFHMNNNSISGQIPPELSKLPKLLHLLLDNNNLSGYLPPELAQIPNLRILSLRNCSLQGPVPNLGNIPNLTYIDLSLNELIGSIPSNMLSDNMTTIDLSYNNLNGTIPSNFSSLPHLQKLSLENNSLSGSVPSIIWQNRTLNATETLILDLRNNKLLNISGPLAIPQNVTVSLQGNPLCSNSILFNFCGPYNGDAGGTLQLANNTDCPPLACPPPYEYALPYPTCFCALPLLIGYRLKSPGFRDFRSYMDQFKWYITIGLKLNISQLHLNTFSLEAGPRVKMYLRIFPIFDDNNSSRLFNKSEVLRLRSMFTGWLIPDNDLFGPYELINFTLLADYREFIPPPSSSGISKGALAGIILGVIAGAVTISAFVSLLILRLHMKKHHHASSKRSLLSKISVKIDGVKEFNFEELTLATKNFDNSSIVGQGGYGKVYQGTLADGTAVAIKRAQEGSLQGQKEFLTEIELLSRLHHRNLVSLLGYCGEEGEQMLVYEFMPNGTLRDHLSGKCKEPLSFAMRLKVALGSAKGILYLHTEADPPIFHRDIKASNILLDSKFIAKVADFGLSRLAPVPDLEGTLPAHVSTVVKGTPGYLDPEYFLTHKLTDKSDVYSLGVVFLELLTGMQPISHGKNIVREVNLAYRSGMIFNVIDDQMGSYPSECVEKFINLALKCCQEETEGRPSMVEVVRELENIRVMMPESYSIIRDSVVTDSEKDSRTPSSTSAMKYPFVSADVSGSDLVSGVVPSINPR, from the exons ATGCTTTTCTACACGATGATCTTGGAGAAGtctatatggagcaaccacTTGATTTTGTTGCAGAGGGGGGAGTCTAGCCTTGGATGTCGATTGCATAGGTCACTCTATGGTCTTAAACAATCTCCTTCAAGACTGGTTTG GGATGTAATGTGGAATGCAATTAGCGGGACAATCCCAAAGGAGATAGGAAATATCAAAACACTTGAATTATT GCTTCTGAATGGAAATGAATTGACGGGTTCTCTGCCTGAAGAGCTTGGTTATCTTCCCAACTTGAACAGGATACAAATTGATCAAAACCACATATCAGGTCCCTTACCTGTATCATTTGCAAAGTTGGAAAAAGCAGCACATTT CCACATGAATAACAATTCAATAAGTGGACAAATTCCACCAGAGCTATCTAAACTTCCAAAACTACTTCACTT GCTTCTTGATAATAACAACTTATCGGGCTACCTTCCACCAGAGCTTGCTCAAATTCCAAATTTGCGCATACT gAGTCTGAGGAACTGTAGCTTACAGGGACCGGTTCCAAATCTGGGCAACATACCTAACCTTACTTACAT AGATCTCAGCCTTAACGAGCTAATTGGGTCCATTCCGTCGAACATGCTTAGTGACAATATGACGACAAT TGATCTGTCATACAACAACCTCAACGGAACTATTCCTTCAAACTTTTCAAGCCTTCCACATTTGCAGAAACT GTCGCTAGAAAACAATTCATTAAGCGGTTCAGTTCCATCCATAATTTGGCAAAATAGGACACTCAATGCAACGGAGACGCTTATCTT GGATTTGCGGAACAATAAGCTTTTGAATATCTCAGGACCTCTGGCTATCCCACAAAATGTCACTGTTAG TCTTCAAGGAAATCCATTATGTTCGAATTCTATCCTATTCAACTTTTGCGGACCTTACAATGGAGATGCTGGTGGTACCTTGCAATTAGCAAACAACACTGATTGTCCTCCTTTGGCGTGTCCTCCCCCCTATGAATATGCCCTGCCATATcctacttgcttttgtgctctACCGCTGCTTATAGGATACAGGCTGAAGAGTCCTGGATTTCGGGATTTTCGATCATACATGGATCAGTTTAAGTGGTATATCACGATTGGTCTTAAACTGAATATATCCCAATTACACCTGAACACATTTTCATTGGAAGCTGGTCCTCGGGTGAAGATGTATTTGAGGATTTTCCCCATCTTTGATGATAACAACAGCTCGCGTTTGTTCAATAAAAGTGAGGTCCTAAGACTCCGTAGCATGTTCACTGGATGGCTGATTCCTGATAATGATCTTTTTGGACCTTATGAACTTATCAATTTCACCCTACTTGCAGATTATAGAGAAT TCATCCCCCCTCCCTCATCATCTGGTATTAGTAAGGGAGCTCTTGCAGGCATCATACTAGGAGTAATTGCTGGTGCGGTCACAATATCGGCATTTGTATCACTTCTCATACTGAGATTGCATATGAAGAAGCACCACCATGCCAGTTCAAAACGCAGCCTAT TGTCGAAAATCTCTGTCAAAATTGATGGTGTTAAGGAATTCAATTTTGAAGAATTGACACTGGCAACCAAAAATTTTGACAACTCCAGCATTGTTGGTCAAGGAGGGTATGGAAAAGTTTATCAAGGTACTTTAGCTGATGGGACAGCTGTAGCCATTAAACGAGCTCAAGAGGGATCGTTACAGGGACAAAAGGAGTTTCTTACAGAAATTGAACTATTATCTAGGCTACATCACCGAAACCTTGTGTCTTTGCTTGGATATTGTGGTGAAGAAGGAGAACAG ATGCTGGTTTACGAGTTTATGCCAAATGGTACTCTTAGAGACCACCTATCtg GTAAATGTAAAGAACCTCTAAGTTTTGCTATGCGATTGAAAGTTGCCTTAGGTTCCGCTAAGGGCATTCTCTACTTGCACACGGAGGCTGATCCTCCCATATTCCATCGAGATATCAAGGCAAGCAATATATTGCTAGACTCTAAGTTTATTGCAAAGGTGGCTGACTTTGGACTTTCACGGCTTGCTCCAGTTCCAGATCTTGAAGGGACTCTGCCTGCTCATGTATCGACTGTTGTTAAGGGCACTCCG GGATACCTTGACCCAGAGTATTTCCTAACTCATAAATTGACTGACAAGAGTGACGTTTACAGccttggtgttgtattccttgagCTTCTCACCGGAATGCAGCCAATTTCACACGGCAAGAACATTGTTAGGGAG GTGAACCTTGCGTATCGTTCTGGTATGATATTCAATGTGATTGATGATCAGATGGGATCTTATCCTTCGGAATGTGTAGAGAAATTCATAAATCTGGCTCTGAAATGTTGCCAAGAAGAGACAGAAGGTCGGCCATCAATGGTAGAAGTGGTTAGAGAACTAGAAAACATACGGGTGATGATGCCTGAATCTTACTCTATAATTAGAGATTCGGTGGTCACGGATAGTGAAAAGGATAGCAGAACCCCATCTTCAACCTCAGCTATGAAGTATCCTTTTGTTTCAGCTGATGTATCTGGTAGTGACCTTGTTAGTGGAGTTGTTCCCTCCATTAATCCTAGGTGA
- the LOC101252112 gene encoding probable LRR receptor-like serine/threonine-protein kinase At1g06840 isoform X4 yields MLFYTMILEKSIWSNHLILLQRGESSLGCRLHRSLYGLKQSPSRLVWDVMWNAISGTIPKEIGNIKTLELLLLNGNELTGSLPEELGYLPNLNRIQIDQNHISGPLPVSFAKLEKAAHFHMNNNSISGQIPPELSKLPKLLHLLLDNNNLSGYLPPELAQIPNLRILQLDNNNFEGSHIPDSYGNMSRLLKLSLRNCSLQGPVPNLGNIPNLTYIDLSLNELIGSIPSNMLSDNMTTIDLSYNNLNGTIPSNFSSLPHLQKLSLENNSLSGSVPSIIWQNRTLNATETLILDLRNNKLLNISGPLAIPQNVTVSLQGNPLCSNSILFNFCGPYNGDAGGTLQLANNTDCPPLACPPPYEYALPYPTCFCALPLLIGYRLKSPGFRDFRSYMDQFKWYITIGLKLNISQLHLNTFSLEAGPRVKMYLRIFPIFDDNNSSRLFNKSEVLRLRSMFTGWLIPDNDLFGPYELINFTLLADYREFIPPPSSSGISKGALAGIILGVIAGAVTISAFVSLLILRLHMKKHHHASSKRSLLSKISVKIDGVKEFNFEELTLATKNFDNSSIVGQGGYGKVYQGTLADGTAVAIKRAQEGSLQGQKEFLTEIELLSRLHHRNLVSLLGYCGEEGEQMLVYEFMPNGTLRDHLSGKCKEPLSFAMRLKVALGSAKGILYLHTEADPPIFHRDIKASNILLDSKFIAKVADFGLSRLAPVPDLEGTLPAHVSTVVKGTPGYLDPEYFLTHKLTDKSDVYSLGVVFLELLTGMQPISHGKNIVREVNLAYRSGMIFNVIDDQMGSYPSECVEKFINLALKCCQEETEGRPSMVEVVRELENIRVMMPESYSIIRDSVVTDSEKDSRTPSSTSAMKYPFVSADVSGSDLVSGVVPSINPR; encoded by the exons ATGCTTTTCTACACGATGATCTTGGAGAAGtctatatggagcaaccacTTGATTTTGTTGCAGAGGGGGGAGTCTAGCCTTGGATGTCGATTGCATAGGTCACTCTATGGTCTTAAACAATCTCCTTCAAGACTGGTTTG GGATGTAATGTGGAATGCAATTAGCGGGACAATCCCAAAGGAGATAGGAAATATCAAAACACTTGAATTATT GCTTCTGAATGGAAATGAATTGACGGGTTCTCTGCCTGAAGAGCTTGGTTATCTTCCCAACTTGAACAGGATACAAATTGATCAAAACCACATATCAGGTCCCTTACCTGTATCATTTGCAAAGTTGGAAAAAGCAGCACATTT CCACATGAATAACAATTCAATAAGTGGACAAATTCCACCAGAGCTATCTAAACTTCCAAAACTACTTCACTT GCTTCTTGATAATAACAACTTATCGGGCTACCTTCCACCAGAGCTTGCTCAAATTCCAAATTTGCGCATACT TCAACTTGATAATAACAACTTTGAAGGAAGTCATATTCCTGATTCATACGGGAATATGTCACGTTTGTTAAAACT gAGTCTGAGGAACTGTAGCTTACAGGGACCGGTTCCAAATCTGGGCAACATACCTAACCTTACTTACAT AGATCTCAGCCTTAACGAGCTAATTGGGTCCATTCCGTCGAACATGCTTAGTGACAATATGACGACAAT TGATCTGTCATACAACAACCTCAACGGAACTATTCCTTCAAACTTTTCAAGCCTTCCACATTTGCAGAAACT GTCGCTAGAAAACAATTCATTAAGCGGTTCAGTTCCATCCATAATTTGGCAAAATAGGACACTCAATGCAACGGAGACGCTTATCTT GGATTTGCGGAACAATAAGCTTTTGAATATCTCAGGACCTCTGGCTATCCCACAAAATGTCACTGTTAG TCTTCAAGGAAATCCATTATGTTCGAATTCTATCCTATTCAACTTTTGCGGACCTTACAATGGAGATGCTGGTGGTACCTTGCAATTAGCAAACAACACTGATTGTCCTCCTTTGGCGTGTCCTCCCCCCTATGAATATGCCCTGCCATATcctacttgcttttgtgctctACCGCTGCTTATAGGATACAGGCTGAAGAGTCCTGGATTTCGGGATTTTCGATCATACATGGATCAGTTTAAGTGGTATATCACGATTGGTCTTAAACTGAATATATCCCAATTACACCTGAACACATTTTCATTGGAAGCTGGTCCTCGGGTGAAGATGTATTTGAGGATTTTCCCCATCTTTGATGATAACAACAGCTCGCGTTTGTTCAATAAAAGTGAGGTCCTAAGACTCCGTAGCATGTTCACTGGATGGCTGATTCCTGATAATGATCTTTTTGGACCTTATGAACTTATCAATTTCACCCTACTTGCAGATTATAGAGAAT TCATCCCCCCTCCCTCATCATCTGGTATTAGTAAGGGAGCTCTTGCAGGCATCATACTAGGAGTAATTGCTGGTGCGGTCACAATATCGGCATTTGTATCACTTCTCATACTGAGATTGCATATGAAGAAGCACCACCATGCCAGTTCAAAACGCAGCCTAT TGTCGAAAATCTCTGTCAAAATTGATGGTGTTAAGGAATTCAATTTTGAAGAATTGACACTGGCAACCAAAAATTTTGACAACTCCAGCATTGTTGGTCAAGGAGGGTATGGAAAAGTTTATCAAGGTACTTTAGCTGATGGGACAGCTGTAGCCATTAAACGAGCTCAAGAGGGATCGTTACAGGGACAAAAGGAGTTTCTTACAGAAATTGAACTATTATCTAGGCTACATCACCGAAACCTTGTGTCTTTGCTTGGATATTGTGGTGAAGAAGGAGAACAG ATGCTGGTTTACGAGTTTATGCCAAATGGTACTCTTAGAGACCACCTATCtg GTAAATGTAAAGAACCTCTAAGTTTTGCTATGCGATTGAAAGTTGCCTTAGGTTCCGCTAAGGGCATTCTCTACTTGCACACGGAGGCTGATCCTCCCATATTCCATCGAGATATCAAGGCAAGCAATATATTGCTAGACTCTAAGTTTATTGCAAAGGTGGCTGACTTTGGACTTTCACGGCTTGCTCCAGTTCCAGATCTTGAAGGGACTCTGCCTGCTCATGTATCGACTGTTGTTAAGGGCACTCCG GGATACCTTGACCCAGAGTATTTCCTAACTCATAAATTGACTGACAAGAGTGACGTTTACAGccttggtgttgtattccttgagCTTCTCACCGGAATGCAGCCAATTTCACACGGCAAGAACATTGTTAGGGAG GTGAACCTTGCGTATCGTTCTGGTATGATATTCAATGTGATTGATGATCAGATGGGATCTTATCCTTCGGAATGTGTAGAGAAATTCATAAATCTGGCTCTGAAATGTTGCCAAGAAGAGACAGAAGGTCGGCCATCAATGGTAGAAGTGGTTAGAGAACTAGAAAACATACGGGTGATGATGCCTGAATCTTACTCTATAATTAGAGATTCGGTGGTCACGGATAGTGAAAAGGATAGCAGAACCCCATCTTCAACCTCAGCTATGAAGTATCCTTTTGTTTCAGCTGATGTATCTGGTAGTGACCTTGTTAGTGGAGTTGTTCCCTCCATTAATCCTAGGTGA